A window of the Desulforapulum autotrophicum HRM2 genome harbors these coding sequences:
- the pseB gene encoding UDP-N-acetylglucosamine 4,6-dehydratase (inverting), translated as MLNNKSILITGGTGSFGKHYTKTLLNRFKPKRIVIFSRDELKQFEMQQIFNQECMRYFIGDVRDRDRLKMAMNGIDYVIHAAALKQVPAAEYNPTECIKTNIAGAENVIHAALDNDVEKVIALSTDKAANPINLYGATKLCSDKLFVAANNFAGNKRTIFSAVRYGNVVGSRGSVVPFFQRLIDEKSDHLPVTDQRMTRFWITLQQGVDFVIKNFQRMSGGEIYVPKIPSVKITDLATAMAPDLPQKIVGIRPGEKLHEIMCPGDDSHRTIEFKDHYVILPAITFRGIQGDPAINQLGEKGEFVQQGFEYNSGTNTHFLTRAEILDYNKAEIQ; from the coding sequence CGGGACAGGTTCCTTTGGAAAGCACTATACAAAAACCCTTCTCAACCGTTTCAAGCCAAAACGCATTGTCATCTTTTCCAGGGATGAACTCAAACAGTTTGAAATGCAGCAAATATTCAATCAGGAGTGCATGCGCTACTTTATCGGGGATGTCCGGGACAGGGACCGCTTGAAAATGGCAATGAATGGCATTGATTACGTCATTCATGCAGCAGCCTTAAAGCAGGTTCCTGCTGCCGAATACAATCCCACAGAATGCATAAAAACAAATATTGCGGGGGCTGAAAATGTTATCCATGCAGCCCTTGACAACGATGTTGAAAAGGTGATCGCCCTTTCCACGGACAAGGCGGCAAATCCCATCAATCTTTATGGTGCTACAAAACTGTGTTCGGACAAACTTTTTGTGGCGGCCAACAACTTTGCCGGCAACAAACGCACCATTTTTTCTGCAGTAAGATATGGAAATGTTGTGGGTTCCAGGGGATCTGTGGTTCCTTTCTTTCAGCGGCTGATTGATGAGAAAAGCGATCACCTCCCAGTAACAGACCAGAGGATGACCCGATTCTGGATCACCCTGCAGCAGGGTGTGGATTTTGTAATAAAAAATTTCCAACGCATGTCAGGAGGGGAAATATATGTGCCAAAGATCCCCTCTGTAAAAATAACAGATCTTGCAACTGCCATGGCTCCTGACCTTCCCCAGAAGATTGTTGGAATCCGTCCTGGAGAAAAACTCCATGAGATAATGTGCCCAGGGGATGACTCCCATCGTACGATTGAATTCAAAGACCACTATGTTATCCTGCCGGCAATAACTTTCCGGGGTATACAAGGAGACCCTGCAATTAACCAACTTGGTGAAAAAGGTGAGTTTGTTCAACAGGGTTTTGAATACAACTCAGGCACAAACACCCATTTTCTAACAAGAGCTGAAATACTCGATTATAACAAGGCGGAGATACAATGA
- the pseC gene encoding UDP-4-amino-4,6-dideoxy-N-acetyl-beta-L-altrosamine transaminase, which translates to MISQKSAENYIPYGRQSIDEEDIQAVVNILKSDWLTTGPQIEKFEKAFCSFTNANEAVAVSSGTAALHAAMNAINIQPGDEVIVPPMTFAATANAVVYQGGTPVFADVLPDTLLINPEEVKKKITSRTKAIIAVDYAGQSCDYDALRFISDKHKLYLITDACHALGGRYKGRKIGSLADLTLFSFHPVKHITTGEGGMITCSDSTLAAKMKTFRNHGITTDQHRRSMEGTWYYEMESLGYNYRITDIQCALGLSQLKKLDGWIKNRNWIARKYDKAFSEEESISPLKVMKEMVHAYHLYVIKLPDRKLRDTVYKEMHRHNIGVNVHYIPVHLHPYYRKTFNTSQGLCPVAEDAFQRILSLPMHPKINNTDIKRIVTELTNAIEKNR; encoded by the coding sequence ATGATCTCCCAGAAATCAGCAGAAAACTACATTCCATATGGCCGCCAGTCAATCGATGAAGAAGATATCCAAGCGGTTGTTAATATTCTCAAGTCTGACTGGCTGACAACCGGCCCGCAAATAGAGAAATTTGAGAAAGCATTTTGCTCTTTTACAAACGCAAATGAGGCAGTGGCTGTTTCGAGCGGAACAGCAGCACTCCATGCGGCCATGAATGCAATTAATATCCAACCTGGAGACGAAGTCATTGTTCCTCCAATGACCTTTGCAGCAACTGCAAACGCTGTTGTCTACCAGGGAGGGACCCCTGTATTTGCAGATGTCTTACCGGATACCCTATTAATTAACCCCGAAGAGGTAAAGAAAAAAATCACCTCCAGGACAAAGGCAATCATTGCAGTGGACTATGCAGGGCAGTCCTGCGATTACGATGCACTAAGATTCATCTCCGACAAACACAAACTCTATCTTATTACCGATGCCTGTCACGCACTTGGCGGAAGGTATAAAGGCAGAAAAATAGGTTCGCTTGCTGATCTTACACTCTTCAGCTTTCATCCTGTAAAGCATATCACAACAGGCGAAGGCGGCATGATAACCTGCTCCGATTCAACGCTTGCGGCAAAAATGAAGACATTTCGGAACCATGGCATAACAACGGATCAACACAGACGCTCCATGGAAGGAACATGGTATTACGAAATGGAAAGCCTTGGCTATAATTATAGAATAACCGATATACAATGCGCCCTGGGGCTCAGCCAGTTAAAGAAACTGGATGGCTGGATTAAAAACCGTAATTGGATTGCAAGAAAATATGACAAAGCTTTTTCAGAAGAAGAATCCATCTCCCCCCTTAAAGTAATGAAAGAGATGGTTCATGCATACCATCTTTATGTCATCAAGCTTCCAGACAGGAAACTAAGGGATACTGTTTACAAGGAAATGCATAGACATAACATCGGAGTCAATGTTCATTACATTCCTGTACATCTGCATCCCTATTATAGAAAAACATTTAATACCTCACAGGGACTTTGTCCCGTTGCCGAGGATGCCTTTCAAAGGATTCTTTCCCTGCCCATGCATCCAAAAATCAACAATACCGATATAAAGCGTATAGTCACAGAGTTAACCAACGCCATAGAAAAGAACAGATGA
- the pseG gene encoding UDP-2,4-diacetamido-2,4,6-trideoxy-beta-L-altropyranose hydrolase — protein sequence MTSSSQNEWLIIRADADAHMGTGHIMRCIALAQAWQDRGGKVVFLSHVEGKSLQERILSQGFELFSINAPWPNPKDLENVGAFFKAHNINNKSWIILDGYHFTPEYQLAIKNTGCRILIIDDMAHHLSYHCKIILNPNFHTKIRNYNYDPLTIILLGPQYALLRKEFLSKKTAKTTKEIKEKARHILVTMGGADPQNVTLTIINALKKINRKNLKVRVIIGQINRNRKLFEKDTLELPDTIKLISDVINMPDLMEWADIVITAGGSTCWELAFMGTPFAAVCIAENQKKNLNYFSKILSIINLGDATQLTDITAFKGILKLIDNKKTREEISLKATNLIDGKGATRVVNKMLFLGLKLRSVTLDDCHQVFLWSNDPVVRNASFSSSLISWEEHKAWFDRKLKSTDTIHFIANHSNGESAGQVRFEIKKDSAIISICIDAKLRGQGLGTYLIEQSCKRLFFLRPVNSIIAQIKIDNLSSITSFKNAGFKEQKQIKINKIPAITMTFKGIE from the coding sequence ATGACAAGTAGCTCACAAAACGAATGGCTAATAATTCGAGCGGATGCAGACGCCCATATGGGAACAGGCCATATCATGCGTTGCATTGCTCTTGCACAGGCATGGCAGGACAGGGGTGGAAAAGTTGTTTTTTTAAGCCATGTAGAAGGGAAAAGTCTGCAAGAAAGAATATTAAGCCAAGGTTTTGAATTATTTTCCATCAACGCCCCCTGGCCAAACCCAAAAGATCTTGAAAACGTTGGAGCTTTCTTCAAAGCGCATAACATCAACAATAAAAGCTGGATAATCCTTGACGGTTATCATTTTACCCCTGAATACCAGCTGGCAATAAAAAACACAGGATGCAGAATTCTGATCATCGATGACATGGCGCATCATCTCTCATATCATTGTAAAATAATACTCAACCCCAATTTCCATACAAAAATTAGAAATTACAACTATGACCCTCTCACCATTATCCTCCTGGGTCCACAATATGCCTTGCTTAGAAAAGAATTCTTAAGCAAGAAAACAGCTAAAACAACAAAAGAAATAAAAGAAAAGGCCAGACATATTCTGGTTACGATGGGTGGTGCAGACCCTCAGAATGTAACCTTGACCATAATAAATGCCCTGAAAAAGATTAATCGAAAGAATCTGAAAGTTCGGGTTATTATCGGCCAGATTAATAGAAACCGAAAACTATTCGAAAAAGATACCTTAGAGCTACCAGACACGATTAAGCTGATAAGCGATGTAATAAATATGCCAGATCTCATGGAATGGGCGGATATCGTAATAACCGCCGGTGGCAGCACCTGCTGGGAGCTTGCATTTATGGGAACCCCCTTTGCTGCAGTCTGCATAGCGGAAAATCAAAAAAAAAATCTCAATTATTTTTCAAAAATCTTATCTATCATAAACCTTGGAGACGCCACTCAATTAACGGACATAACTGCTTTTAAAGGAATCCTTAAATTAATTGACAACAAAAAAACAAGAGAGGAAATTTCCCTAAAAGCCACAAACTTGATTGACGGGAAAGGAGCAACTCGTGTAGTGAACAAAATGCTGTTTTTAGGCTTAAAATTAAGATCCGTAACTCTGGATGATTGTCACCAAGTTTTTCTTTGGTCAAATGACCCTGTAGTACGCAACGCTTCGTTTAGCTCATCCTTGATTTCTTGGGAAGAGCACAAGGCATGGTTTGACAGAAAGCTCAAAAGCACTGATACAATTCACTTTATTGCAAATCACAGCAACGGAGAATCAGCCGGACAGGTACGTTTTGAGATAAAAAAAGATTCAGCCATTATTTCCATTTGTATTGATGCAAAATTGAGGGGACAAGGTCTGGGCACATATTTGATTGAACAATCATGCAAAAGACTATTTTTTCTGAGGCCTGTAAATTCAATTATTGCCCAGATAAAGATAGATAACCTGAGTTCCATAACATCTTTCAAAAATGCCGGTTTCAAAGAACAAAAACAGATTAAAATCAATAAAATTCCAGCCATTACTATGACATTTAAAGGGATAGAATAA
- the pseI gene encoding pseudaminic acid synthase, with amino-acid sequence MKPLIKIKDKYIGTQKPVYIIAEMSANHNQNFDKAVNIIKAAERTGADAIKLQTYTPDTLTIDCDRDEFKIKGSLWKGKNLYNLYKEAYTPWEWHPRLKAIAEDMGLDFFSTPFDETAVDFLSNMDIPAFKVASFEIVDLPLLRKIAQTGKPIIMSTGMATLAEIDEAVYTIREAGNDNIALLKCTSAYPALPEEMDLKTIPHLGRAFGVPCGVSDHTMGIAVPVAAVALGACIVEKHLTLSRSEQGPDSAFSLEPDEFKTMVDAIRTTEKAIGHVRYGRTEKEKKSRSFRRSLFVVQDMKTGDKFTPENVRSIRPGFGLHTRYIEKILGRTASSEISKGTPLSWKIVR; translated from the coding sequence ATGAAGCCTTTAATCAAAATCAAGGACAAATACATCGGCACCCAAAAACCTGTTTATATTATAGCGGAAATGTCGGCAAACCATAACCAGAATTTTGATAAGGCAGTCAATATAATAAAAGCTGCAGAAAGAACCGGTGCCGATGCCATAAAGTTACAGACCTATACTCCAGATACCCTAACCATAGATTGCGACAGGGATGAATTTAAAATAAAGGGTTCTCTCTGGAAAGGAAAGAACCTTTATAACCTCTATAAAGAAGCATATACACCATGGGAGTGGCACCCCAGGCTTAAAGCAATAGCAGAGGATATGGGGCTCGATTTTTTTTCCACCCCTTTTGATGAAACTGCGGTTGATTTCCTTTCCAATATGGATATTCCGGCCTTTAAAGTTGCATCCTTTGAAATTGTTGACCTGCCGCTATTGAGAAAAATAGCACAAACAGGAAAACCAATCATCATGTCGACAGGCATGGCCACACTGGCGGAGATAGACGAGGCAGTATACACCATTCGTGAAGCTGGAAACGACAATATTGCCCTTCTAAAATGCACAAGCGCCTACCCTGCCCTTCCAGAGGAAATGGATCTAAAGACAATCCCCCATCTGGGCCGAGCCTTTGGTGTTCCGTGCGGAGTTTCAGATCATACCATGGGAATTGCAGTTCCTGTGGCAGCAGTAGCCTTGGGAGCCTGTATTGTTGAAAAACACCTTACCCTGAGCCGCTCTGAACAAGGCCCGGACAGTGCTTTTTCACTTGAACCCGATGAATTCAAAACCATGGTTGACGCCATAAGAACAACAGAGAAAGCCATCGGACATGTCCGGTATGGAAGAACCGAAAAAGAGAAAAAGAGCCGAAGCTTTAGGAGATCACTCTTTGTTGTTCAGGATATGAAGACTGGTGACAAATTCACTCCCGAAAATGTACGCTCAATTCGTCCTGGATTTGGCCTTCATACACGTTATATCGAAAAAATACTCGGCCGAACAGCATCATCAGAAATTTCAAAAGGAACACCTCTTTCCTGGAAGATTGTCAGATAA